The Leopardus geoffroyi isolate Oge1 chromosome C3, O.geoffroyi_Oge1_pat1.0, whole genome shotgun sequence genomic interval agagatgaagggcattatatcataatcaaggcgtctatccaccaagaagacctaacaattgtaaacatttatgcgccaaatgtgggaaaacccaaatatataaatcaattaatcacaaacataaagaaactcatcaatagtaataccataatagtaggagacttcagcaccccactcacagcaatagacagaccatctaatcaaaaaatcaagaaggaaacaatggttttgagtgacacactggaccagatggcctTAAGAGATaaattcagagcatttcatcctcaagcagcagaatatacattcctctccagtgcacatggaacgttctccagaatagaacatatactgggacacaaatcagccctaagtacaaaaagatagagatcatacctgtgcatattttcagaccacaactctgAAACTCGAAACcacccacaaaaaaaaatttggaaaggtaacaaatacttggagactgaagaacatcctactaaagaatgaatgggctaaccaaacagctaaagaggaaattaaaaagtatatggaagtcaatgaaaatgataacaccacaacccaaaacctctgggatgcagcaaaggtggtcataaaagtatatagcaatccaggccttcctaaagaaggaagatctcagatacataacctaaccttatgtctcaaggagctggaaaagcaacagcaaataaaacccaaaaccagcagaagacaggaaataataaagattagagcagaaattaatgctatcgaaaccaaaaaaaaaaaaacaaaaacaaaaaacccggaacagattaatgaaaccagaagctggttgtttgaaagaattaacaaaattgataaaccactagccaatttgatcaaaaagaaaaaggacccaaataaataaaatcaagaatggaagaggagagatcacaaccaacacagcagaactaaaaacaataagagaatattatgagcaattatatgccaataaaatgggcaaactggaagaaatgtacaaattcctagaaacatacaagaccaaaactgaaacaggaagaaatagaaaatttgaacagacccataaccagtaaggaaatcgaattagtaatcaaaaatctgccaaaaaacaagagtccaggaccagatggcttttcagaggaattctaccaaacatttaaggaagacttaacacctattctcttgaaactgttccaaaaaatagaaatggaaggaaaactgccaaactctttctaggaagccagcattaccttgattccaaaaccagacagaggccccactaaaaaggagaactttagaccaatttccctgatgaacatggatgcaaaaatcctcaacaagatattagccaaccgatccaacaatacattttaaaaaaattattcaccacaaccaagcgggatttatagctgggatgcagggctgtttcaatatccgcaaaacaattaacatgattcatcacatcaataaaagaaaggacaagaaccatatgatcctctcaatagatgcagagaaagcatttgacaatatacagcatcctttcttgataaaaaccctcaagaaagtagggatagaaggagcatacctcgagatcataaaagccatacatgaatgACCCAactctaatatcatcctcaatggggaaaaatggagggctttccccctaaggtcaagaacaagacagggatgtccactctcaccactgttattcaacatagtattggaagtcttagcatctgcaatcagacaacacaaagaaataaaaggcatccaaattggccaggaggaggtcaaactttcactcttctcagatgacatgatactctatatggaaaacccaaaagattccaccaaaaaaactgctagaattgattcatgaattcagcaaagttgcaggatataaaatcaatgcacagaaatcagttgcattcctatacaccaacaatgaagcaacagaaagagaaatcaagaatcaatcccatttacagttacacaaaaaaatcagaaaatacctaggaataaatctaaccaaagaggtgaataatctatacactgaaaactacagaaagcttatgaaataaattgaagaaaacacaaaaaaatggaaaaacattccatgctcatggactggaagaacaaatattgttaaaatgtcaatactacccaaaagaatctacatattcaatgcaatccctatcaaaataacaccagtcttcttcacagagctagaacaaataatcctaaaatgtgtatggaaccagaaaagacaccgaatagccaaagcaatcttgaaaaagaaaaccaaagctggaggcatcacaatcccggacttcaagatgtattacaaagctgtaatcatcaagacggtatgatactggcacaagaacagacactcagatcaatggaacagaatagagaacccagaaatggacccacaaacgtatggccaactcatctttgacaaagcaggaaagaatatccaacggaataaagacagtctcttcagcaagcggtgctgggaaaactggacagcgacatacaaaagaatgaacctggaccacttactccatacacaaaaataaactcaaaatggatgaaagacctcaatttaagacaggaagccatcaaaatcctcaagaagaaagcaggcaaaaacctctttgatcttggccgcagcaacttcttactcaacacgtctccagaggcaagggaaacaaaagcaaaaatgaactactgggacctcatcaaaataaaaagcttctgcacagcgaaggaaacaatcagcaaaactaaaggcaaccgacagaatggaagGAGACATCTGCAAacgatatatcagataaagggttagtatccaaaatctacaaagaacttgtcaaactcaacacccaaaagaacaaataatccaatgaagaaatgggcaaaagacatgaagatacttctccaaagaagacatccagatggccaactgacacatgaaaaaaatgctcaacatcactcatcatcagggaaatacagatcgaaaccacaatgagacaccacctcacacctgtcagaatggctaacattaacaactcgggcaacaacagatgttggcaaggatgcggagaaagaggatctcttttgcgttgttggtgggaatgcaagctggtgcagccattctggaaaccggtatggaggttcctcaaaaaactaaaaatagaactaccctacgatgcagcaattgcactactaggcatttatccatgggatacaggtgtgctgtttcgaaggggcacacgcacccccatgtttatagcagcgctactgacaatacccaaagtatggaaagagcccaaatgtccatcgatggatgaatggagaaagatatggtgtgtatacacacacacacacacacacagacacacaatggagtattactcagcaatcaaaaagaatttaagagacaaaacaggtgaacataagggaaaggaaacaaaaataatataaaaacagggagggggacaaaacagaaaagactcataaatatggagaacaaacggaggattaccggaggggttgtgggaagggagatgggctaaatgggtaaggggcactaaggaacgtactcctgaaatcatgtggcactatatgctaactaatttggatgcaaatttaaaaaaataaaaaataaaacaagtttaaataaataaataaataaataaataacatactcTTGGTACATAAATTACCTTATAAACTGAATCTCAGATCAGCAATACAGAAGGTAGACAAGTGAACAAAATATTGCatcatttaggtttttaatttttttattttaagaaaatgaacagcCAGGAATCACTTTATTCTTGCTGTGGAAAAATTATCATGAATTATTTAGATTTAATTGCAGCGGGACAAATTGCGTTTCTGTATGGTTTAGATACGACGTAACTTTGGAAAGCTAAATAAGCTTACAGATTGCTGAAACTTTTACATTAACTgagtttaattttcacaataccAGCTGTTTTTATGGCTTACATAATTACTgaacaatttttcaaaaatcatttaaaatgaaagaaaaacaaaggtctCCACTATctatgaaataagtaaaatatcagTTAGAACACTTACCTTGTTCAAGAAAAAGGCTAAGGGCTTAATCATTATTGCCTACTCTTATCAGATGACTTGAGAAAATGAATTCGCTTGGAATTATTTCAATTTTGCTAGCAAATATTGTACTAGTTATTCACTAGCCTTAAATCTTAAACTCCTATCCCAAATCTTAATAACCCAGAGTTGAAAGCTTTCCATCTTGACACTGGATAGAGCTTCCTGAGGCCCCTGATGAAGATGGGCAACCAGTAGCAACTGCTTAGCCTTGACAGGCCCACCCATCAATCCCGTTCCAGCTGCACCTTCATTTTGATTTGCAACAATGATAACACAGACCTGGACAAAAAGATCATGAAAAAAAGAACGCTCCCCTAAGAGTTATAATCTTCCTTTGGCAGAAAACCAGGGGGTTTGTTTCTTTAACTGAGAAAGAACCCGCACAGATTCAGTTCCTCTATACAGCCTTGcttactgcatttttattttaattttagataaaaatGGAAACGGGACTACATGGAAAATTTACAACTAGAGAAAAGATGATGAGAAATATACATGTTTCAGTCTCTTTTCTTCCAGAACTCTTTTACAACTCTGCTTTCTTGGAAGGAATTCATGAGCTGTAATACTTAAGGAGATTCTCATCTGTAGGTTTTAGGATTTTCTTATCTGCCATATTCACCACCCATCCAGGAGCAAGACCAAAGAAAATCTGCCTTGGATCCTTTCGAGTACTAAGCATTTTGAAGAGTTCATCTTTAGTGATATCAGGTAAAATATAGCCATACTTCTTGGCAAGTTCAAGTCTTGCTTCAGGAAATTTGGCAGGATCCGCCAGGTAACCACGATTCTTTGCATCTGTATAATACGGTACCAGTGCCTCGGGCGGAAGCATTCGTTTGGGAATGGGTTGTCCACGCAGAAAGAATGGAACAGGTTTGCACAGAATGTCTGAaaaggttttaaataaaaaagatacaaatagcGGCTATACgtatatgattttaattattaacgtgcttaatgtttatttttgattttaattgtcaatgtgcttaatgtttatttttgaaagacagagaaagagggcaagtgggggaggggcagaaagagagaggggaacagaggatccgaagcaggctcttgtgctgatagcagagaacccaatgcggggctcgaactcacgaactgtgagatcatgacccaagcagaagccagacactcaactgactgagccacccaggtgcccttcttttgattattaatttttaactacTACCAAGATGGGAACTTCCaagaactttttattattattattattattattattattattattaaaaagactTGTCTTAAGTAAGCAAATGGAAATACTTCACTTTCCAAAATTTGGATCTTGAAAATCAAAGTTACCTCTGGGTTACCAACAATGAGTGAATTTCTAAACATGGTATATAATATCATATGTAAGTcccatgtttaaaaacaaaaaacctggggcgcctgggtggcgcagtcggttaaatgtccgacttcagccaggtcatgatctcgcagtccatgagttcgagccccgcgtcaggctctgggctgatggctcagagcctggagcctgtttccgattctgtgtctccctctctctctgcccctcccccgttcatgctctgtctctctctgtcccaaaaaaataaataaacgttgaaaaaaaaaaaaatttttttaaaaacaaaaaacctgctcATGACATAGTAACTGCGGAATACTAGAAGCCACACCACTAACAGGAAACCCTAAAACAGAAGACTGAGGTGTCCGAACCACAAGTCAGAGGGCCATGAGGCCTTTTAAATCCTCACACGGCAGCCAGTAGGagatgaagagggagaaaaaagggacTGCAGGACATCTTACCCAGGCTTCTTGGATCATAGAAGGCCGTAGTGACGACACCACCATTTTTTTCGATTGCAGCGATGGCTAGTTCTGAAGCCAACTGTACTTCAATATTAACTTTCGCCTTAAAGGTGTCAGCACCCTGTGACATGGCAAAGCAAAGTCTGTTTGTAGGTAGCTCGGTTAACAGTAGAGTATAAAATTATGGCAAGTTTTTTACACTGTGTTTTCTCCTCCAAAATGCCTACAATGTTACAGTAATTCCAACTCTAAATACCTCTGCTTCCAGGTCCTACCAAAcaacattcatttcttttacGTTTGTTTAGGCTATCTTGTTTTACCAACTTTCATTCTCCGTAAGCAAGGACGACTACGTTTTCATCCTACATATTTAGTAGACAGCAACACAAGCATCCATTCCCGGTATTTCATTAATAGTGGACTGTTTAATCCCGACAACCCCATGACAAAATTATTGCTACACCAACTTCATAGATGGGGACACAAAGCACacagaggttaagcaacttgtcaagatcacacagctaggattCTAACCCAGGGAGTCCAGTCACAgcacgtgttttgttttgttctttttcagagcAAGGTTTAATGCTGTGTGTATCCAAACATGAAAGCCATTTTCACAAACATGGAGTCCTAAGTCATGCTGTAGATATCCCTGGGGCCtttcctgagggcaggggctgttcCAGCTACAGCAGGAGCTAACATGGAAGGAGGCAATACCAGCAGACATCAGAGGGATCCAAGAAGGGTCAGTTTACCTAATCATCCTTCTTAAACTTGCCATCAGTATAGGGCACCCAGCCCAGAATCAGCTGGCAGCCCATGGCCCATACCAGCCCTACCGTGCCCACAGTGCCCCACATGCCTGCTGTAGGAATCCAGGCTGTGGCCAGCTCGTGGTAGCACAGGCCCAGGAACGTGCCCAGCATCGCAGTGCGGGCCACAGCTCAGGGTGACGCCTGTATTTGTGTTCTTACACACAACATTCTACCACACTGAGATGGATAgaaatttctcttctttatccCTAAGTCAGCAAGAGGCCAAGAAATTTTTAATGATGGGATGAGTGGGCTGGAaccagtggaaaaataaaaatctgacaacagaggggcctggctggctcagtcagtagagcatgcaactcttcatcttggggctATATCTGAGCCCCCTGTTGTgtgtagattaaaaaataaaatcttaaaaaaaaaaaatctggagcacctgggtggctccgtcagttaaatgactttttttttttttaatgtttatttatttttgagagagacagagacagaatgcaagtgggttaggggcagagagagagagggagacacagaatcggaaacaggctccaggctctgagctgtcagcacagagcccgatgcggggctcgaactcacgagccatgaggtcatgacctgagccgaggtcagacgctcaaccgactgagccacccaggagcccctaaatgtctgactcttgattttggctcaggtcatgatctcccagttcatgggttcgagctccacatcgggctctgtgctaacaacgcagagcctgcttgggattctcatgctctctgcccctctgcccccatctctctctcaataaataaataaacctaaaaaattaattaattagttaattaatttttaaaattctgacaaTATCTGATCTTGGAGGGATCAGCTGCCTCTTAGACAAAAGATTCATTCTGCTTTTACTACTGATTTTATCACAGCCtctaaaaggacaaaaaaagtaAGAACTTTTCCCTAGAATAATCAACGCTAAAAAAGGTAGACTTGAACTTCCTAAAGTTCTGGTTTTGGTCATTTTAATTAGGCTGTACTACATTTTACTCTAATTTCAAAACAGATTCTGAATTAAAAGATGGTAGTATTACTATTTTGTggtaatagaatttttttttgctattttggtGTGGTTGAATCAGGCTGGCTCCCAATCAAGTTCCTTTTATTAATTATGAAGCTTTAATGTACTTCAAAAACActcctttggggtgcctgggtggttcagtcagttaagtgtctgactcttggttttggctcaggtcatgatctcacatgggaTCATGGGATCCCAGGGCTcgtctgtgggattgagccctgctctgTCAGTGAAGAAccggtttgggattctctctctccctctgtgtcccttccccactcacacttgctctgcctctctctcaaaataaataaacattaaaaaaaatagattccggggcgcctgggtggctcggtcggttgagcgtccgacttcagctcaggtcacgatctcacggttcgtgagttcgagccccgcgtcaggctctgggctgatggctcagagcctggagcctgcttccgattctgtgtctccctctctctctgcccctcccccattcatgctctgtctctctctgtctcaaaaataaataaacatttaaaaaaaaaaaaattaggggcgcctgggtggcgcagtcggttaagcgtccgacttcagccaggtcacgatctcgcggtccgtgagttcgagccccgcgtcgggctctgggctgatggctcggagcctggagcctgtttccgattctgtgtctcccctctctctctctgcccctcccccgttcacgctctgtctctctctgtcccaaaaataaataaacgttgaaaaaaaaaaaattaaaaaaaaaaattaaaaaaaaaaaaaagattccacccATTCCATCAAGTAAGACAAATATTCCACCAAATAAGATGCATAttctcacatttttttccatctatGATACTGGTCTGCATTTTATTAATCAATGGCACCTCTGACTCAATAAAAtaaggtcttggggcgcctgggtggctcagtcagttaagcgtccaacttcagctcaggtcatgatctcacagttcacgagttcaagtcccatgtcaggctctgtgcttacagctcagggcctggagcctgcttcagattctgtctctctctcaaaaacaaataaatttaaataaataaataaacaaataaagtctTGCCAtattatttgtgaattttaattACTATTCCAAATTGTCcaactatttccttttcttgggcATTAGAGTTAATTCTGGTGTTTTCAGtattataaatactatttttaggAATGTCTTTATATcagttaagtttctttttttgttattccTTGAAAACATATATTCTGAAATTGGTAATTTTGTGCTATGGAttaattattaccattatttattGCAAATCTAAAATCCAGAAAAGGTCAACCAATTTACAGCTACAAATGACTGTAACTGTACCTACTCAGCTGTTGCCCTGGTGTAGTTTTCAGGATTATTTTCCTAGTTAATATAGATACATGCCTGAAAGCTGTTGGAATGTGCTGTTTACTGGCTGACAAGGTCACAgatttttccatattaatttatatgtatattcccTTATATACCCAGAATAGAATACTGAGGCTTAACtgagtattttgtattttattttcaaatcattttatttggaaaactttTATCCACAAGgttcattttttcaaaggaaCCTAAAAGATTTTTCCATAAACACATGCCTCCCTCTAGTGGACACTAAGTCACTTACATAGCTGTATTATTGACCTACAAGAAACAAAAGtattaataaagaaatttaactgCTTATGAAACTCTTAGCCAATTTCTATAAATAGAAAAAGGTTTTGCTGCAGTTAGAATTAGACTTgattctgggtgcctgggtggctcagtcgactgagcatctgacttcagctcaggtcatgatctcacagttcgtgagttcaagccccacatcaggctccctgctgttagcaccgagcctgcttcagatcctctgtctccttctctctgcccctcaccacccccctcaaaaatgaatacatatttggggcgcctgggtggctcagtcggttgggcatccgacttcagctcaggtcatgatctcgcactccgtgagttcgagccccgcatcgggctctgtgctgaccactcagagcctggagcctgtttcagattctgtgtctccctctctctctgaccctccccgttcatgctctgtctctcccttcctcaaaaataaataaacgttaaaaaaaaaattttttttttttttaaaatgaatacatattgaaaaaatgagaaaaaaaaaaaagaattggatttGATTCATTCCTTGTCTCCATAAAACTATTATCAGCCAGTATTTCCAATACTGAAAATATAGCAATGAACTAAAGTACCTGTCATTACATTTAGACACAGAATTTACATTATAGTGTGAAGAAgagtatgaaaaaataaatgcattacttGGTAATAAAGGTCAGGTGTTTatacattcaaagaaaaatactttgcaCAGGGTAAAGCAGACAAgagtatggggggggggagggaggagttgtgagtattcttttataaaaggATGTCAGAAAAGATCTCCCAGATATGACATTTTGAGCAGAGAATCAAAGGGAGAGAGCCAGCTGAATCGATACACAGCAGAGCACCCCAGAACCAAGTACAAAGGCCATGCCAACTTCCTCAAACTACAACTGAGTATAACACAATGTAATGGTTATATGataactcaaaagaaataaaaattggggggggggggtgcctgggtggctcagccagttaagtgtccaactcttgatttcagctcaggtcgtgatctcgaggttcatgggttcaagagcccagcattgggctcttcGTTGACAGTGGGGGGCCTGCGTGGGAttccatctccccctctctctgcccctctcctgccctctctctctcaaaataaataaccatttaaaaaaaaagaaagaaagaaagaaagaaaaattggggcacctgggctgacttcagctcaggtcatgatctcactgttcgtgagtccgagcccggCTTCAGGTGACATCAAGCCCCACTCcgggtaagtttgagccctgctccaggctctgcacacactcactctcactctctctgtctctctctctctctccctctctctctgcccctcgctcacttgctctctcaaaaaattttaaattaattaaagaaataaaaattaaaaaggcagagTGTTGATTATATGGTAATCAGAAATAGCCGTCTAGGTGACACCAACAAATCTCATCCAGACTTACCTCCTCCACCAGCTGGACACCATAATCCCTTTTAAGTGGCTGGATGGTCACACCT includes:
- the MRPL15 gene encoding 39S ribosomal protein L15, mitochondrial, which gives rise to MAGPLQGGGTGALDLLRALPRVSLANLKPNPGSRKPERRRRGQRRGRKCGRGHKGERQRGTRPRLGFEGGQTPFYIRIPKYGFNEGHSFRRQYQPLSLNRLQYLIDLGRVDPTQPIDLTQLVNGRGVTIQPLKRDYGVQLVEEGADTFKAKVNIEVQLASELAIAAIEKNGGVVTTAFYDPRSLDILCKPVPFFLRGQPIPKRMLPPEALVPYYTDAKNRGYLADPAKFPEARLELAKKYGYILPDITKDELFKMLSTRKDPRQIFFGLAPGWVVNMADKKILKPTDENLLKYYSS
- the LOC123586281 gene encoding cytochrome b-c1 complex subunit 10-like — protein: MLGTFLGLCYHELATAWIPTAGMWGTVGTVGLVWAMGCQLILGWVPYTDGKFKKDD